The Triticum aestivum cultivar Chinese Spring chromosome 3A, IWGSC CS RefSeq v2.1, whole genome shotgun sequence genome includes a region encoding these proteins:
- the LOC123059260 gene encoding glycine-rich cell wall structural protein 2 isoform X2, translating into MVGTKLVALGYVVLLSIGLANAARVVRFGSGSATGTGAGGGEGGGTVSGGGSGAGSGTGSGVSSNSGSHASGGGGGGGGGGGQNGGTGYGSGSGSGSGSSQYSQGSSYPYGGGYGGYTSAGGAGGGGGGGQASGYQGSSGYGAGSGTGSGSATATNNWYRQGSTNADAGGNGGGNGGGRNGGHGAGKGAGSGHGNAYP; encoded by the coding sequence ATGGTAGGCACAAAGCTAGTAGCCCTCGGCTATGTTGTCCTCTTGAGCATTGGACTGGCCAATGCTGCAAGGGTGGTTAGATTCGGCAGTGGAAGCGCCACGGGaacgggagcgggaggaggagagggtggGGGAACTGTGAGTGGTGGTGGCTCGGGTGCTGGGAGTGGAACTGGGTCTGGCGTGAGTTCTAATAGTGGTAGCCATGCAagcggtggaggtggaggtggcggtggaggcggcggccaaaATGGTGGAACTGGATATGGTAGCGGGTCCGGCTCTGGCTCCGGTTCTAGTCAATATAGTCAAGGATCTTCATATCCTTATGGTGGTGGCTATGGTGGATATACTAGCGCTGGCGGtgccggtggcggtggtggtggagggcaaGCTAGTGGTTATCAAGGATCTAGTGGGTATGGGGCTGGTAGTGGCACTGGTTCCGGCTCAGCTACTGCTACTAACAATTGGTATAGACAAGGTAGTACAAATGCAGATGCTGGTGGAAACGGTGGTGGTAATGGCGGAGGAAGAAATGGTGGGCATGGTGCAGGCAAAGGTGCTGGATCTGGGCATGGCAATGCCTACCCCTAG